One region of Populus trichocarpa isolate Nisqually-1 chromosome 4, P.trichocarpa_v4.1, whole genome shotgun sequence genomic DNA includes:
- the LOC18098002 gene encoding BTB/POZ domain-containing protein At3g44820 isoform X1, which yields MAPAGKVTGFHKEGSDWFCNAGLPSDITVVVDDIKFHLHKFPLVSKCGKIARICEESSEKAFIAAFEEFPGGPDTFLIAVKFCYGLRVELTPRNIVIVYCAADYLQMTDEYGEDNLLSKSENFFHKNVLHNWKDCILALQSSNPVIARAEKLQIISKCLSALSMMVCTDPSLFGWPMMMYGSLQSPGGSILWNGINTGARIQSVESDWWFEDISYLSVGLFERLINTMETRGIRPEILVGAIMYYARKYLPGLGRWQSGQSRKTRTFASFSLTPAVVDQKVLIETIEKLIPEKKGKSFCRFLLGLLRVALILGVNQMCKDSLERRVGMQLEVATLDSLLIPAYSDSDTLYNVDCVERIIHHFMASESRITLFSPSSLDPETSPSSEPLRKVAKLIDNYIAEVASDIHLKPRKIRSLAEALPESSRPLHDGLYRALDIYFKAHPWLSEKEKEELCNTIDYQKLSIDACAHASQNARLPLRVALQVLFFEQMQLRTALAGCLHVMDTESAPAGPIPSDMLGQIVQRDGWRTVVQVNQVLKVDMDNMRSRVGELEEEFSKIKQEMKRVTKSHSSLSSPRLVARKIGCKLVPRSSDAQPDTVDITGPTPRASVEQAHRPHHSRHWKSFSMF from the exons ATGGCCCCTGCAGGGAAAGTTACTGGTTTTCACAAAGAGGGTAGTGACTG GTTCTGCAATGCAGGGTTGCCAAGTGATATCACTGTTGTTGTGGATGATATAAAGTTCCATCTTCATAAG TTTCCACTGGTGTCAAAGTGTGGGAAGATAGCACGAATATGTGAAGAATCCTCTGAAAAGGCATTCATCGCAGCATTTGAGGAATTCCCTGGTGGCCCAGACACTTTCTTGATTGCAGTAAAGTTTTGCTATGGATTAAGGGTGGAACTGACACCAAGAAACATAGTAATCGTGTATTGTGCAGCAGACTATCTTCAGATGACAGATGAGTACGGAGAAGATAACTTGCTTTCCAAGTCTGAAAATTTCTTCCACAAGAACGTACTTCACAACTGGAAAGACTGTATATTGGCTCTTCAAAGTTCCAATCCTGTTATTGCAAGGGCTGAAAAGCTCCAGATTATAAGCAAATGTTTGAGTGCTCTATCCATGATGGTATGCACAGATCCTAGTTTGTTTGGATGGCCCATGATGATGTATGGTAGCTTACAGAGCCCTGGTGGAAGCATCCTGTGGAATGGTATAAACACTGGGGCTAGAATCCAAAGCGTAGAATCTGACTGGTGGTTTGAGGACATATCATACCTTAGTGTAGGTTTGTTTGAAAGATTGATAAATACAATGGAAACCAGAGGCATAAGGCCTGAAATTCTTGTGGGTGCAATTATGTATTATGCCAGGAAGTACCTACCGGGCCTGGGCAGGTGGCAGAGTGGACAAAGTCGGAAAACAAGAACATTTGCCAGTTTTAGCTTGACACCTGCTGTTGTTGATCAAAAGGTTTTGATAGAAACCATTGAAAAACTCATCCCAGAAAAAAAGGGGAAATCCTTTTGCCGTTTTTTATTGGGACTTCTTCGAGTTGCTCTGATACTGGGTGTCAATCAAATGTGCAAGGACTCTTTAGAGAGGAGAGTAGGGATGCAGCTGGAAGTGGCGACCCTAGATAGTCTTCTTATTCCTGCCTATTCAGATTCTGATACTTTGTACAATGTTGACTGTGTGGAAAGGATCATCCATCATTTCATGGCTTCAGAATCCAGGATTACGTTATTTTCTCCATCATCATTGGACCCAGAAACATCTCCATCATCTGAACCTTTAAGAAAGGTTGCAAAACTGATAGATAACTACATTGCAGAGGTTGCTTCAGACATACATTTGAAACCTAGAAAGATACGATCTCTTGCAGAGGCCCTTCCAGAATCTTCAAGACCATTGCATGACGGGCTATACAGAGCACTGGATATATATTTCAAG GCACACCCTTGGCTAtcagagaaagagaaggaagaacTTTGCAACACCATTGACTACCAGAAGCTCTCCATTGATGCCTGTGCCCATGCTTCCCAGAATGCAAGGTTACCTCTTAGAGTTGCTCTTCAAGTGTTGTTCTTTGAGCAGATGCAATTGAGAACTGCTCTTGCTGGCTGTCTACATGTCATGGACACTGAAAGTGCCCCTGCAGGTCCCATTCCTAGTGATATGTTGGGCCAGATTGTACAGAGGGATGGGTGGAGAACAGTTGTGCAAGTGAACCAGGTTTTAAAGGTAGATATGGACAATATGAGGTCTAGAGTTGGGGAACTTGAAGAagaatttagtaaaataaaacaagagatGAAGAGAGTGACTAAGTCACATAGCTCTCTTAGTTCCCCTCGCTTGGTTGCCAGGAAGATTGGGTGCAAGCTTGTTCCACGATCTTCAGATGCACAACCTGATACTGTTGATATTACTGGACCAACACCTAGAGCATCAGTTGAACAAGCACACCGTCCCCACCATTCGAGACACTGGAAGAGTTTCTCTATGTTTTGA
- the LOC18098002 gene encoding BTB/POZ domain-containing protein At3g44820 isoform X2 — MTDEYGEDNLLSKSENFFHKNVLHNWKDCILALQSSNPVIARAEKLQIISKCLSALSMMVCTDPSLFGWPMMMYGSLQSPGGSILWNGINTGARIQSVESDWWFEDISYLSVGLFERLINTMETRGIRPEILVGAIMYYARKYLPGLGRWQSGQSRKTRTFASFSLTPAVVDQKVLIETIEKLIPEKKGKSFCRFLLGLLRVALILGVNQMCKDSLERRVGMQLEVATLDSLLIPAYSDSDTLYNVDCVERIIHHFMASESRITLFSPSSLDPETSPSSEPLRKVAKLIDNYIAEVASDIHLKPRKIRSLAEALPESSRPLHDGLYRALDIYFKAHPWLSEKEKEELCNTIDYQKLSIDACAHASQNARLPLRVALQVLFFEQMQLRTALAGCLHVMDTESAPAGPIPSDMLGQIVQRDGWRTVVQVNQVLKVDMDNMRSRVGELEEEFSKIKQEMKRVTKSHSSLSSPRLVARKIGCKLVPRSSDAQPDTVDITGPTPRASVEQAHRPHHSRHWKSFSMF, encoded by the exons ATGACAGATGAGTACGGAGAAGATAACTTGCTTTCCAAGTCTGAAAATTTCTTCCACAAGAACGTACTTCACAACTGGAAAGACTGTATATTGGCTCTTCAAAGTTCCAATCCTGTTATTGCAAGGGCTGAAAAGCTCCAGATTATAAGCAAATGTTTGAGTGCTCTATCCATGATGGTATGCACAGATCCTAGTTTGTTTGGATGGCCCATGATGATGTATGGTAGCTTACAGAGCCCTGGTGGAAGCATCCTGTGGAATGGTATAAACACTGGGGCTAGAATCCAAAGCGTAGAATCTGACTGGTGGTTTGAGGACATATCATACCTTAGTGTAGGTTTGTTTGAAAGATTGATAAATACAATGGAAACCAGAGGCATAAGGCCTGAAATTCTTGTGGGTGCAATTATGTATTATGCCAGGAAGTACCTACCGGGCCTGGGCAGGTGGCAGAGTGGACAAAGTCGGAAAACAAGAACATTTGCCAGTTTTAGCTTGACACCTGCTGTTGTTGATCAAAAGGTTTTGATAGAAACCATTGAAAAACTCATCCCAGAAAAAAAGGGGAAATCCTTTTGCCGTTTTTTATTGGGACTTCTTCGAGTTGCTCTGATACTGGGTGTCAATCAAATGTGCAAGGACTCTTTAGAGAGGAGAGTAGGGATGCAGCTGGAAGTGGCGACCCTAGATAGTCTTCTTATTCCTGCCTATTCAGATTCTGATACTTTGTACAATGTTGACTGTGTGGAAAGGATCATCCATCATTTCATGGCTTCAGAATCCAGGATTACGTTATTTTCTCCATCATCATTGGACCCAGAAACATCTCCATCATCTGAACCTTTAAGAAAGGTTGCAAAACTGATAGATAACTACATTGCAGAGGTTGCTTCAGACATACATTTGAAACCTAGAAAGATACGATCTCTTGCAGAGGCCCTTCCAGAATCTTCAAGACCATTGCATGACGGGCTATACAGAGCACTGGATATATATTTCAAG GCACACCCTTGGCTAtcagagaaagagaaggaagaacTTTGCAACACCATTGACTACCAGAAGCTCTCCATTGATGCCTGTGCCCATGCTTCCCAGAATGCAAGGTTACCTCTTAGAGTTGCTCTTCAAGTGTTGTTCTTTGAGCAGATGCAATTGAGAACTGCTCTTGCTGGCTGTCTACATGTCATGGACACTGAAAGTGCCCCTGCAGGTCCCATTCCTAGTGATATGTTGGGCCAGATTGTACAGAGGGATGGGTGGAGAACAGTTGTGCAAGTGAACCAGGTTTTAAAGGTAGATATGGACAATATGAGGTCTAGAGTTGGGGAACTTGAAGAagaatttagtaaaataaaacaagagatGAAGAGAGTGACTAAGTCACATAGCTCTCTTAGTTCCCCTCGCTTGGTTGCCAGGAAGATTGGGTGCAAGCTTGTTCCACGATCTTCAGATGCACAACCTGATACTGTTGATATTACTGGACCAACACCTAGAGCATCAGTTGAACAAGCACACCGTCCCCACCATTCGAGACACTGGAAGAGTTTCTCTATGTTTTGA